The following are encoded in a window of Panthera leo isolate Ple1 chromosome B2, P.leo_Ple1_pat1.1, whole genome shotgun sequence genomic DNA:
- the LOC122220181 gene encoding peptidyl-prolyl cis-trans isomerase NIMA-interacting 4 — protein sequence MPPKGKSHSGKGGKGRAASGSDSSDKKAQDPKGSGNAVKVRHILCEKHGKIMEAMEKLKSGMRFNEVAIQYSEDKARQGGDLGWMTRGTMVGPFQEAAFALPTSGLDKPVFTDPPVKTKFGYHIIMVEGRK from the coding sequence ATGCCGCCCAAGGGAAAAAGCCATTCCGGGAAAGGGGGGAAAGGGagagcagcctctgggagtgaCAGTTCTGACAAGAAGGCTCAGGATCCCAAAGGTAGTGGCAATGCAGTAAAAGTCAGACACATTCTGTGTGAAAAACATGGGAAAATCATGGAAGCCATGGAAAAGTTGAAGTCTGGAATGAGATTCAATGAAGTGGCCATACAGTATAGTGAAGATAAAGCCAGGCAAGGGGGTGACTTGGGTTGGATGACCAGAGGTACCATGGTGGGACCATTCCAAGAAGCAGCATTTGCCTTGCCCACAAGTGGGCTGGATAAGCCTGTGTTTACAGACCCTCCGGTTAAGACAAAATTTGGATATCATATTATTATGgttgaagggagaaaataa